The sequence below is a genomic window from Cedecea neteri.
CCGATTTATAGAAGGGATAATCTTCCACGCATTTAACCGCGTGTACGACGGCATCGCTCGCCGAACTGCCTTGCTGCAGCCGTTCAGCCGCTTCACCTATCCCTTCCCATGCCATACGCCAGGTGGCGATCGTTCCCCAGTTTGCTGCTAACGTCATGTTTAACTACTCCGTGGCGGGTTTACGTTCAGTCACTTGAGCCGGTGATTCATTGGCCCGATATTGCCGGTCGACCACTTTCAGGAACGGCAGATAAATCAGCGCCCCTATGCACAGGTTGATTATCTGGATAACCGCGCCGCTCAGGTGGCCGGTGACGATAAATCCGCTTAATACCGGCGGCAGTGTCCATGGGATATACACCCCGGTAGTGGTGGCTACCATACCAATGGACATCGCGATGTACTGCACGGTGACCAGCACCAGCGGCACAAGGTTGAATGGGATCAACATGACGGGGTTCATGATGACCGGCAGGCCAAACAGCACCGGCTCGTTAATGTTGAAGATGGAGGAGCCGACGGCCAGGCGCGAAACGTTTTTGATGTGCTGGCTGCGGGCAAACAGCAGCATAGCAATCACCAGAGACAATGTAGCGCCCGCCCCCCCCATCCAGACCATGTCGTAGAACTGTTCCGTGACTACGTGCGGGGGAGGCATCCCGGCCTGCGTGGCGGCCAGGTTATCCATTTGGTTTTCCATCCAGAACGGACGCAGAATGCCGTTGACCATCGAACCTGAGTTGATCCCCACCGACCACAGGCTGGTGATGCTGAAACAGGTGAACAGCGCGCCAATGTAAGAGGTGCCGAAGTGGCGAATCGGCGTCGCCAGCACTTCATACACGAACTGGTGAATGGTGTGGTAGTCGGTTTTGGCAAACAGCACGCGAACGGCCAGCGCTGCAATCAGGATCAGCAGCGAAGGGATGAGCGCGGCAAAGGATTTTTGCACCGCCGGCGGCACGCCATCCGGCATTTTGATTACCCAATTCTGGCGCAGCATCCAGGCAAAAAGCTCCGTGCTCGCCAGCGCGCCTAGCATCGCCACAAACAGCCCCTTCGATCCCAGCCATTCCATCGGGATCAGGTTGCCGACATCCGGGTGCTTCGCAAAAGGCGTGAGGATCAGAAAGCAGGAAAGGGACAAAATGCCCGATGACATTCTGTCGATGTCGTAGCGTTCCGCCAGCCGGTAGGCCACCAGAAAACTGATAAACACCGCCATAGTAGAGAAGATGGCGTTAAAAGGGATCTCAACGGTGGCTGACCACCCCTCACCAAAAACAGAAGCCATAAACTGCTGGTAATGGGTACTTGGGAAGGACGAGATCACCAGCAGAATGGAACCAACGATAATAAACGGCATGAACGAGATATAGGCGTCGCGAATGGCGCCGAGGTGGCGCTGCTGCGCCATTTTGGCTGCCAGCGGCATCAGCCGGGCTTCTAATGCGGCCATCAGGTTTTTCATTTTACCGCTCCGTAAGTAATCACAAGAGACAATTCTTGCGTGACTCTACCTTAGTGGTTGTTCGGGGCTAATAAAGTGAGTTAATTCACAGATGAGTCATATAAGTATCATATGATTGCTTAAATGTTTTTAGGGTGAAGGTGCCATAAAAATGCCCCGCAAAGCAGGGCATTATGTTGGCTGGAACGCGGGCTATTTGTAGATAGTGGCGGTGCCGTAGAGGCGGTTATCGCCGCCGGCGGAGTTAATCACGTAGCCCGTTGCACCCTGTTCCTTCGCTTTTTCAGCCAGTTTGGCCTGGAGGTCGTCAAGGTTAGACGCTTTGGCGGTGACGGTACCAAAAGGTTGCATCTGTCCGACGTTTGCGTTACTCATTTCCTGGGCTGCCATGGAGGCAAAAGGCAGTGCAGCAAGAGAGATAACCGCAGAGAAATACAGCAGTTTTTTCATCTTTACATCCTCTTGAGCGTTGAGAGCAAAACACCTTTTTGTTGTCTGACAATTACAGTCTAGTTCCCCTTGGCACAGACAATGACGCAAAAAATTGATGGACTTGTGCGTGTTTTTTGAACGATAAAACTTGACCAAATGCTGACAAAAAAGCCACCAATAGGTGGCTGATTTTATTTGTTTTTTTCTGGTTTAGCGTGCGTCGGGGCGAACCAGGTCAAAACGCTGTGATTCATCAACCGTGTAATAGGCGGTTGGCCCTCCGGCTCGCAGCACGGGTTGCGCCAGCGCAGTCTGGTAGATGCCGTCGATAAGCAGGTGCTCGTCAATGTGTACGGCAACCACTTCCCCCAGCACCAGCCAGCTGTTCAGCTCGTCGCCGTCGGCAGAAGTCAGGCGAATGCACTGCGACAGGCGGCATTCAAAATTGACCGGGCTTTCAGCCACCAGGCTTGCGCTGACCTTTGTGCCTGTAATCGGGGTCAGGCCCGCTCGCAGGAACTCATCTTCTCCTCTTGGGAGCGTGACGGAGGTTTCATTCATTTGTTCTGCCAGCGGGCGCGTGGCCAGGTTCCAGACAAACTCTTTGGTGTCGAGGATGTTCTGGACGCTGTCTTTCCAGCCGGTGCTGGAAAAACCAATGATTGGTGGACGATAGTTAAAGCAGTTAAAGAAGCTGTAGGGCGCGAGGTTGCGCTGGCCCTGCAGGTTGCAGGACGAAATCCAGCCGATAGGGCGTGGCCCGACAATGGCGTTCAGCGGATCGTGTGGTAAACCGTGGCCTTCCGAGGGCTCGTAGTAATAACGTTTTTTACTCATTACGCACCTGAATTCATGTTGGAAAGGTCAAATCGTCAGCGATGTATTTACCCGACGCGGAGAGCAGAGTATCTTACGCGGCCACACAAGGAGAAGCCCCCAATGAAAACCCCTGCCGACACCAAACCTGGTTTGCATCCGCGTAACCGTCACCGTAGCCGCTATGACTTTGCCGCATTAACCGCGAGCAGCCCGGCACTGGCCGAGTTTTTGCGCCCGGGGCCGCACGGCGACACGACCGTTGATTTCGCAAACCCGCTGGCGGTGAAGGCGCTGAACCAGGCGCTGTTGGCGCATTTTTATCAGGTTAAGCAGTGGGATATCCCCGAAGGGTTCCTTTGCCCGCCGGTGCCGGGACGGGCGGATTATATCCACCATCTGGCCGATCTGCTGGCGGAAGGCAACGGTGGCGTCGTGCCTGCTCAAGCTTCCGTGCTGGATATCGGCGTTGGCGCGAACTGCATTTATCCGCTCATCGGGCAGCACGAATACGGCTGGCGTTTTACCGGCTCTGAGCTGGACGGCGATGCGTTTCGCAGCGCGCAGCAAATTGTAGACGGCAATCCAGGGCTTAGCCGCATGATCCGTCTTCGTCGCCAGAAAAATGCCGACTGCATTCTGGACGGCATCATCCACAAAAATGAAACCTATGATGCCACGCTATGTAATCCGCCGTTCCACGATTCAGTCGAGGCGGCCCGCAGCGGCAGCGAGCGTAAGCGCCGCAACCTTGGCCAGGACGCAGGGGCCGCGCTGAACTTTGGTGGTCGCGAGCAGGAGCTTTGGTGTGAGGGTGGCGAAGTGGCCTTTGTCAGCCAGATGATCAAAGAAAGTAAGGCGTTTGGCCGCCAGGTGCTGTGGTTTACGTCGCTGGTTTCAAAAGGTGAAAACCTGCCTGCGCTGTACCGCGTGATGCAGGAAAACGGCGTAGTGAAAGTGGTAAAAAAAGAGATGGCGCATGGGCAAAAACAGAGCCGTTTCATCGCCTGGAGCTTTATGGATGATGCCCAGCGTGCACGCTGGGCGAAAACCCGCGGGAAATAAGTTAATCCGTTGGGTTAGCGGGCGGCAGGCACTGGGCCTGCCGCCTGAGAAGAACGTTATGCGACGTGCTGCAGGAACTCGCGCAGGCGCGGGCTCGGCGGGTTGTCGATAAGTTCTTGTGGGTTGCCGTCTTCCGCCACGCGACCTTTGTCGATAAAGATTAGGCGAGAAGCCACTTTCGCGGCAAAGCCGACTTCGTGGGTCACGATCACCATGGTCATGCCTTCTTCGGCCAGGTCCTGCATCACTTTCAGCACTTCATGGCGCAGTTCCGGGTCGAGGGCCGACGTTGGCTCATCAAACAGCATCATCTTCGGCTTCACGGCAAGGGCACGGGCAATCGCCACACGCTGCTGTTGACCGCCAGAAAGCTCTGACGGATAGTGATGCGCGCGTTCCGCCAGGCCAACCTTCGCCAGCAGCTCTTTCGCCAGCTTCTCAGCGGCGTCTTTTTTCATGCCACGGACGCGAATCGGGCCGAAGGCGACGTTTTCCAGCGCCGTCAGGTGCGGGAACAGGTAGAACTGCTGGAATACCATGCCAGCTTCCTGACGGATCAGGCGATCGTCTACCTTTGGATCGTTCACTTTCAGGCCGTCAACAATCAGGTCGCCGCTGGTGATCTCTTCCAGCTTGTTAATGCAGCGCAGCAGGGTAGATTTACCGGAGCCGCTAGGCCCGATAATCACCACCACTTCACCCTGTTTGATGTTCAGGTCAATATTGTGCAGCACCTGGGTTTGGCCAAAGTGCTTGGAGACGTTTTTAAATTCAATCACAGGATTTTCATCCTTCTTTCAAGGCGACGCAGCACGAAGCTCAGCACCAGGGTAATAATCAGATAGAAGACCGCAACGGCGCTCCAAATCTCCAGCGCGCGGAAGTTACCGGCGATAATTTCCTGACCCTGACGAGTCAGCTCTGCTACACCGATAACGATGAACAGCGAGGTGTCTTTGATGCTGATGATCCACTGGTTACCCAGCGGCGGCAGCATGCGGCGCAGCGCCAGCGGCATAATTACGTGACGGATGGTTTCACGTTTTGACAGCCCAAGCGCAAGGCCCGCTTCCTGGAAGCCTTTATGAATAGAGAGCACCGCACCGCGGGTGATTTCTGCGATGTAGGCCCCGGAGTTGATCATGATGGTGACGACCGCCGCGCTGAACGGATCGATACGCAGATCGGTAAAGGCCATCGGCAGGGCGAAGTAGATAAACATCACCTGCACCACAATTGGCGTGCCGCGAATCACTTCGATGAAAACAAGCGCTACGTGGTTGGCAATCCAGCCGCCGTAGGTACGAGCAAAGCCCGCCACTAAACCAATTACTAAACCGCCGCAAAGACCCAGGATGGAAATCCATAGGGTCATCTTAGCGCCTTCAAACAAGATGGGAATTGCAGGCCAAATGGCGCTCCAGTCAAACTGCATGATGTGTTCCTGTTGTCTACCGTGATTCACCTCTTTGGGCTTCAGGCCGGGGCCTGGCAGCTTGAGAGGCGTTTAATAATAAGAGGGGCGAAAGGCGCCCCTCAGATCTGACAAATACTTAGAATTATTATTTAGGTTCGGTACCGAACCATTTTTTGTAGATTTCGTTGTACGTGCCGTTCTCTTTCAGGGTTTTCAGCGCGCCGTTGATTTTGGTGCGCAGCTCGTCGCTGCCTTTAGGCAGGGCGATACCGTACTGCTGGGCTTCCAGAGACTCACCTACCGCTTTGAACTGACCGTTGCCGGCGGTTTTGATGAAGTACAGGATGTTTGGCGTGTCGTGCAGAACCGCGTCAGCGCGGTTGGTGCCCAGTTCCATGTAAGCGTTGTCGATGTTCGGGAACTGACGCAGGTCTTTGGTTTTGATGTTAGCTTTTGCGTAATCAACGGAACCGGTGCCGCCTTTAACAGCGACCACTTTACCGTCCAGATCTTTCACGCTTTTGATGTCGTTGTTATTGGCTTTGACCATCACCAGCAGGCCGCTTTTGTAGTAGCCGTCGGAGAAGTCGATCGCTTTTTCGCGCTCAGGTGTGATGGTGATCCCGGCCAGCGCCAGGTCAACGTTTTTGGTTTGCAGGGCAGGGATGATGCCGCTGAAGTCCATTGGCTTCAGGGTGTAGTCCAGCTTCAGTTCTTTGGCGATAGCGGCCCACAGATCCACGTCAAAGCCGACATACTGATCGCCTTGTTTAAATTCGAAAGGAACGAACGCGGTGTCGGTCGCAACGACCAGTTTTTTATCAGCGGCATGGGAAGATACAGCGAAAGCCAGGGTAAGTGCAGCCAGTGAAACTTTCAAAATCGACTTCATAGCATTTCCTTTGTTAATCCACGGGGCGATCCCCTGCGTCAGCGGCGACTCATGAAAGAATCGTGCCAGATTTGCAACTTACTGTTTTTGCAAGGATGTGATTATTTAACATTGCACATTGAGCGTTGCAAGCGGGTCATAACGCACCGTTATGGTGCACCATTTTGGTGCGCAAAATGAGCCGACAGGGTAGGGGTTAGTTTTACCGCGAAATCAGTGGACAAAACAATCATTCGTTAACGATTGTGTGAGGTGATTATTACATTTGATTAACTTTAGACTATGAATTAATCGATGGTCTGCGCTGTTTTGGTGCAGGCTCCGCCCCCGGGCGGAGGAGGAGCCATAGGAAAATGCTCTGGTTACTCGATATTGGACTCAATGAACCACAAGAATTTGTCCAGATCGCGGGAAGCGGCGGTGAAAATATCTGCGGTATCTTCGTCTTTTGCTTCACCAATGGCTTTACGTACATCGTTCGCCACGATGGCATAACGATCGGCCAGCTCTTTCAGGTGTTCCTGAACGGTGTGAATGTCCAGCGGGTAGCTTTTCAGCGGGGTTTTGCTGTTGATCACCTGAGTGGTACCCAGCGCCACGCCGCCAAGCTGCACGGCACGTTCTGCCATGGTGTCCAGGTGCTCGGTCAGCGCCGTGCGGAAGCCGTCCAGCATTTCGTGCACGGCAATAAAGTTAGCCCCGCGCATGTTCCAGTGAGCCTGTTTGGTAATCAGCGACAAGTCGATGAACTGGACGACCTGGCGATTCAGCAGCTCGATGGTAGCTTTTTTCTCGCTGTCTTTTACATCATTGCGGGTATATAGCAGGTTTGTAGATTTAGTTTTTACCAGTTTAGCGGTACTCATAATCTTTCATCCTCTTGATGTTGGTGTCCCAATGAATTACCGGCAATAAGTATAGCACCGCTTTTTTACTTTGCTGGTGTGGGTAATACCTATCAAACTGATAGTAAGAGAAAAATGGAAAAGATTAATTTGTTATTTAACAGATGGTTATTGAGTGTTCTTAATTTATGTCAAAAATCATGAATAAATATGACTGCGAAAAGAAAATAATTCTTATTGAGTATTACAATTGACGGGAATATAAGTGCTTGATAACGGGTAAATCATTTAATGCGGCAATTATCACCGCATTAAATGCAGGGAGACCGATTAATTTATGTCGACGTTTTTAATCTGTGCTTCACGCTTCATGGTCAGCGTTGACCCCACGGATGCCGCGATAATGCAGAGCAATGCCAGCCACTGTGTTAGCGTCAGATGTTCCCCGAGGAACAGCATGCCTGACAGCGCCGCAAGGCCCGGCTCGAGGCTCATGAGTGTGCCAAAGGTGCGGGTAGGGAGTCGGGTTAACGCAATCATCTCCAGCGAGTAAGGCAGCGCCGTGGAAAGCACGGCAATCGCCAGGCCGACGGGCAGCAGCGACCACTGCAGCAACGAGCTGGTGGCTTCCCAGGCGCCCAGGGGGACAAAGATAATGGCCGCAATCAGAGAACCAAACGCGACCGTGGCCGGGCCGTGCTCAGCCCCTGCTTTTTGCCCGGCAATAATGTAGATGGCCCAGCAGGCACCGGCCCCCAGCGCACAGGCTGCACCGGCAAGGTCTACGTGGGAGATGTCCTGACCCAGGGGAAGCAGGAACCACAGTCCGGCCACTGCCAGCACCACCCAGATAAAGTCCACTGCACGGCGTGAGCCAAAGAGCGCCACGGCGAGCGGCCCGGTAAACTCCAGCGCCACCGCGATGCCCAGCGGCACCGTGCGCAGAGAGACATAAAAGAGGTAATTCATGCTGCCCAGCGCCAGCCCATAAAACAATAAAGGCAGGCGTTGCTCTGGCTGAAAACGGAGACGCCAGGGTTTAAAAATCACCGCGAGAATAAGGGTGCCTAAAAACAGGCGCAGCGAAGTCACGCCCTGAGGACCGATTAGCGGGAATAATGATTTTGCCAACGAAGCGCCGCTTTGAATCGAGGTCATGGCGATAAGTAAAACCACGATCGGCAGCCAGCGCGGCATATTACGGGAAGTTTGCGGCATCCTGTACCTTGTCAGTATTTGTTTATGTTTGGTCAAGAAAATAAAAGTCTGCCCAGTCTAAAGGATTAAGTTATGGCTGGTTGAACTTTCATTAAGAAAAATTCTCATGACGTGGAGTACGATCGGGGAACTTTTGTCAGTTTGTGTCAAAAATAATTCCAGAATTATCTGAATGACGATGTTGTTAAAGGGATTAAAATTTGCCGTCGCAAAGCGGCATTTTCCTGATTTTTTAGTGATTTAGCATGTAGTGGAAATGTTATGTTACAGGAAAAAGATCGTTAGACAACACAATTGGCGAAGAGTTTCTGTCATGGTTTTGTTATATTTAAAACTTAGGACTTACTTGAAGCACATTTGAGGTGGATATTATGAAAAAAATTGCATGTCTTTCAGCACTGGCCTGTGTTCTGGCCGTCTCCGTAGGTACCGCATCTGCAGCAACCAGCACCGTAACCGGTGGTTACGCTCAGAGCGATATGCAGGGCGTTGCTAACAAAGCTGGCGGTTTCAACCTGAAATACCGCTACGAAAATGATACCCCGCTGGGCTACATCGGCTCCTTCACCTACACCCAGAAAAGCGACACTTCTGACGGCGTGTACACCAAAGGCCAGTACTACGGTATCACCGCTGGTCCTGCTTACCGCATCAACGACTGGGCAAGCATCTACGGTGTAGTGGGTGTTGGCTACGGTAAATTCCAGGCGACTGAATTCCCAGCTGCTCACGATTCCGTTAGCGACTACGGCTTCTCCTACGGTGCTGGCCTGCAGTTCAACCCAATCGAAAACGTTGCTCTGGACTTCTCCTACGAGCAGAGCCGTATTCGTAGCGTTGACGTTGGCACCTGGATCGCTGGCGTAGGCTACCGCTTCTAATATCCCTTCCGGGATAGAAATAAAAAATCCGCCCAAGTGGCGGATTTTTTTTATCGGTAAACCGACTGAAGTTAACGTGTCCTGGTCTCAAATATATCCGTCTGCAGATGAGTATAGTCCACTTTCTTCAGGTTAAAGTTGGTTATCCAGACTGGCCCGGCCTTTTGCTCAGAAATAAACTTGTACTTCGGCGTAAGCTCTTTCGCCTTAATCCCCGTCCACGCAGAGAAGAAGTTGAGGAAGTCATTGGCGCTGCGCCGTGCTTTGATCAGCCGGTGCGTGGTGTCATCGCTCGACAGCACCATAAATGGCACCTGGAAATTCTGCTGGAACTTATCGTCGTGCGCCAGATATTGCACGTCGGTACCGCGCTCTTTGAAGGCCAGTCCGTGGTCGGAGAAATAGACCATTGAGAAGCTGTTCCCGGTGTTTTGTAACTGCAGATATAGCTGTTTCAGCAAGTCGTCGGTTTGCGTCATGCTGTAGAGATAGCAGGACGTCTCTTTAGACTGCACAAAATCTTTGTATTTCCCCTGAGTGCGATCGCAGGCCTGTGGGTGCGACCCCATCAAATGCAGCACAATCAGCTGCGGCGTGTTGCGCTGAGTAGCAAAAACCTGGGCCGTCATTTTTAACAGGGCTTCATCGCGAGTATTTTTATCCGCCTCAAAATCCCCGTTTTTCAGGAACTGCACTTCGTCCGCGCGTTTGGCGATGCTGGCGATGGCGGTATCGTATTCGCCGATTTGCCCCTGGTTCGAGAACCACCAGGTCTGGAAGCCAGCGCGGTTTGCCAGGGTAACAAAGTTGTCCTGATACTGGGGTTTGCCGTCCACGACCCGGTTCAAGGTCAGCCCCAGCGATTTTTGCGTTGAGCCGCTGGCGGAGACGTAGTCCATAAACAGATTGCCTTTGACCTGGCTTGCAAAGGGCGTGTTGTCCCAGTGGCCGCCAAAGGCTCCCAGCGCATCGCGGCGGGCGCTTTCGCCAATGACCACGACGTAGGTGTGATATTTAGGCTGCACCGACACTACGTTCCAGGAATCTTTTTGCTGCGACAGTTCTTTCATGCGCGCCTGCTCTTCGATGACTTCGTGGTTATTGACCACGACGTCTTTCACGAAGCGCACCACCGGGTAGCCGGTATCTTTAAATTTAAACACGCCGCCGTAGGCGAGGTTGGTGACCGGCGTGACAAAAAAACTGACCACGCTGACGGCGAGACATAAGCTATCGAAATGACCCCAGGCGCGTTTTTCTTCACGTTTGCGACGCAGCGCCATCACGCCAAGGGCGAGAATAAAGAGAGAAACCACGTAGCTGTACCATGGGAAGATGGTCATGATTTCCGTGGATTCTTCAAAGTTGGTTGAGTGCAGCGCCAGCAGGGTATTGAAGTTGGGCGAGCCGTAAGCCTGGCCGAACGGGAAATACATGGCTGCCACGAGGCTGCAAAGCCCAAGCAGGACTTTCTGGGCGCGTGGTGTGGTGCGCCACAGCAGCATCAGTACGCAGCTAAAGGCAACGGCGTAAAGCAGGCTGAAGGCATAGCCCAGCGCAAAGTTGATCAGCAGGGACTGCAAAAAATAGAAACCAGCCCACGGATTCAACACAATTCCGCGCGCAGTCAGGGTATCTTTAACCGTTACATTCATCTTTATTATGGTCTTGCAAAACGCCATGCGGTGACCCTGGCGATAAGGGTAGAGCCTGCCTGACAGACGGAAACGAAGGGGAATTGCACCGCATCTGCGAGCCGCTTCATGTGCAGGGCTGCAAGAAGATAGAGCTGTGAGATAAGAATATCAACTGATAACAGAGCGAGGTTTTGCGAGACTGATTGCAAATCCGACAAATGATGGGGTTAAAGCTCGGCCAGATTAGCCATTAACGGGGATTTTGCAGGGGGATTGTGACAAAAGAATGAAGGCTTGCGCGAAACGCTTAAAAAATCGCCAGGCGGCGGGGCCTGGCGTTATTGTTGTTTTTCTTCTTTCTGCTGGGGTTTACCGGCAACCCAATCACAAATCATGTTCAGCAGCATTAAGCGTACCTGGAAGGGAGATTGTGTAAACACGTTGATGCACCTCTTAAATTCGTTCATAGCGTCCTCCTGTTAGCCATGCGACCGTTTTTCCGTAAACAAGCCTGACTGGATTACATACAGGTATAGCACAGGCTATATTTTATAGCCACGGCTATTTCGTTAATTTTTTGTGGATGAGCAATGCTGGTTTACAATAAAGCCTTCCGTCGTCAGAAGACGACGCCGCGCCACTGGAAGAGGAAGCACTATGAGCCGTCGGGCAGGGCAAAAGAACAGCGAAAAAGTGACGCCATTACCGAATATTGAAGAGCATGTTGAGGGCTTCAGGCAGGTACGCGAAGCGCACCGTCGTGAGTTAATTGATGATTATGTTGAGCTGATTTCGGATTTGATTCATGAGGTCGGCGAAGTTCGCCAGGTGGATATGGCGGCGCGTCTCGGGGTTTCGCAGCCGACGGTCGCCAAGATGCTAAAGCGTCTGGCATCCGTTGGGCTGATTGAGCAAATTCCATGGCGCGGCGTCTTTTTAACGCCGGAAGGTGAGAAGCTGGCGCAGCAAAGCCGCGAGCGCCACCAAATTGTTGAAAACTTCTTCCTCGCACTGGGCATCAGCCCGGAGACCGCGCGTATTGACGCTGAGGGTGTGGAACATCACGTCAGCGAAGAGACGCTGGAGGCTTTCCGCAAATTCAGCGCAGAGCGGGGTATCGGCTAAGCATGCTGCTGCGTCTTGCGCAGCCTTTTCTGCGCGATCGATTCCTGCATTTATTGTTGTTAATCGGCGTCGCCCTGAGCCTGGCGGTGCCGTTCCGCCCGGCTTTGTGGCCTGAAGCTATCGACTGGCACACCATTATTACGCTGACCGGGCTGATGATGTTGACCAAAGGCGTCGAGCTGAGCGGTTATTTCGACGTGCTGGGCCGCAAGATGGTGGCGCGTTTCGCCAACGAGCGGCAGCTGGCGCTGTTTATGGTTGCGGCGGCGGCGGCCCTGTCGACCTTTCTGACTAACGATGTCGCGTTGTTCATCATCGTGCCTCTCACCATCACGCTGAAAAAACTCTGCTCGATACCGGCCAGTAAGCTGATTATTTTTGAGGCGCTGGCGGTCAATGCCGGCTCTTTGCTGACGCCCATCGGTAACCCACAGAACATCTTGCTGTGGGGGCATTCCGGGCTCTCTTTCGGCGCTTTTACCTGGCAGTTGATGCCGCTGGCGCTGGCCATGACCGCCAGCCTGCTGGTGTTAGCGTGGATCTGCTTCAAACCAAAACCGCTGCATTACCACGGCGAAGTGAATGACAGCCGCTGGCAGCCTAAGCTGGTCTGGTGCTGCCTGGCGTTTTACATTGTCTTTATTCTGGCGCTGGAGCTAAAGCTTGAGCTTTGGGGGCTGGGGCTGATTGCGCTTGGGTTCCTGGGGCTGGCGCGCAAAGTGCTGCTCAGTATCGACTGGAGCCTGCTGGTGGTGTTCGTGGTGATGTTTATTGATGTGCACCTCATCACCCAGCTGCCGGTACTGCAGCATTCGCTTCAGGGCGTGGCACAGCTGTCTTCTGGCGGGTTATTTAGCCTCGGTATTTTGCTTTCGCAGTTTATCAGCAATGTGCCCGCCACCATTTTGTTGCTGAACTATGTGCCTGCTTCGCTGCTGCTGGCCTTCGCGGTCAATATCGGTGGCTTTGGTCTGTTGCCGGGGTCGCTGGCGAACCTGATTGCCCTTCGTATGGCCAACGACCGTCGGATCTGGTGGCGGTTCCATCTCTATTCTCTCCCTATGTTGCTTTGGGCCGCGCTGGTCGGCTACGGCTTATTACTGCTTTTACGCTAGCGCCCACTCAGGCAGAAACAGGCAAGGAATGAGCAGAAATCCCCCATTCCAGAACCTCGCGCGACGCGTATAACTGGCAGTCCGCACTCTTCCTTCCTGAAATCCTGAACATGGGGTACCGCTATGCGTTATAAAAAATTAGGAAATACCGGCCTGTTTGTTTCAGAGCTTTGCCTGGGGACGATGACCTTTGGTGGTGGCGACGGCATATGGGGAAAAATAGGCCAGCTCGCGCAAAATGATGCCGACAAGCTGGTTGGGCGCGCTCTGGAAGCAGGGATTAACTTTATTGATACGGCTGATGTTTATTCCGGCGGGCGCTCGGAAATTATCACCGGCCAGGCGCTGAAAAACCTTAACGTGCCGCGTGAGAATGTGGTGGTGGCCACCAAAGCGTTCGGCGAAACCGGCACCGCCGGGCCGAACTCCCGGGGTTCATCGCGTTTTCATCTGTTGAACAGCGTCAAAGAGAGCCTGCAGCGGCTGCAGCTCGATTATATCGACCTGTATCAGCTGCACGGTTTTGACCCCGCCACGC
It includes:
- a CDS encoding SLC13 family permease, which produces MLLRLAQPFLRDRFLHLLLLIGVALSLAVPFRPALWPEAIDWHTIITLTGLMMLTKGVELSGYFDVLGRKMVARFANERQLALFMVAAAAALSTFLTNDVALFIIVPLTITLKKLCSIPASKLIIFEALAVNAGSLLTPIGNPQNILLWGHSGLSFGAFTWQLMPLALAMTASLLVLAWICFKPKPLHYHGEVNDSRWQPKLVWCCLAFYIVFILALELKLELWGLGLIALGFLGLARKVLLSIDWSLLVVFVVMFIDVHLITQLPVLQHSLQGVAQLSSGGLFSLGILLSQFISNVPATILLLNYVPASLLLAFAVNIGGFGLLPGSLANLIALRMANDRRIWWRFHLYSLPMLLWAALVGYGLLLLLR
- a CDS encoding sulfatase-like hydrolase/transferase, which gives rise to MNVTVKDTLTARGIVLNPWAGFYFLQSLLINFALGYAFSLLYAVAFSCVLMLLWRTTPRAQKVLLGLCSLVAAMYFPFGQAYGSPNFNTLLALHSTNFEESTEIMTIFPWYSYVVSLFILALGVMALRRKREEKRAWGHFDSLCLAVSVVSFFVTPVTNLAYGGVFKFKDTGYPVVRFVKDVVVNNHEVIEEQARMKELSQQKDSWNVVSVQPKYHTYVVVIGESARRDALGAFGGHWDNTPFASQVKGNLFMDYVSASGSTQKSLGLTLNRVVDGKPQYQDNFVTLANRAGFQTWWFSNQGQIGEYDTAIASIAKRADEVQFLKNGDFEADKNTRDEALLKMTAQVFATQRNTPQLIVLHLMGSHPQACDRTQGKYKDFVQSKETSCYLYSMTQTDDLLKQLYLQLQNTGNSFSMVYFSDHGLAFKERGTDVQYLAHDDKFQQNFQVPFMVLSSDDTTHRLIKARRSANDFLNFFSAWTGIKAKELTPKYKFISEQKAGPVWITNFNLKKVDYTHLQTDIFETRTR
- the ompX gene encoding outer membrane protein OmpX, whose protein sequence is MKKIACLSALACVLAVSVGTASAATSTVTGGYAQSDMQGVANKAGGFNLKYRYENDTPLGYIGSFTYTQKSDTSDGVYTKGQYYGITAGPAYRINDWASIYGVVGVGYGKFQATEFPAAHDSVSDYGFSYGAGLQFNPIENVALDFSYEQSRIRSVDVGTWIAGVGYRF
- the mntS gene encoding manganase accumulation protein MntS, with translation MNEFKRCINVFTQSPFQVRLMLLNMICDWVAGKPQQKEEKQQ
- the rhtA gene encoding threonine/homoserine exporter RhtA; the protein is MPQTSRNMPRWLPIVVLLIAMTSIQSGASLAKSLFPLIGPQGVTSLRLFLGTLILAVIFKPWRLRFQPEQRLPLLFYGLALGSMNYLFYVSLRTVPLGIAVALEFTGPLAVALFGSRRAVDFIWVVLAVAGLWFLLPLGQDISHVDLAGAACALGAGACWAIYIIAGQKAGAEHGPATVAFGSLIAAIIFVPLGAWEATSSLLQWSLLPVGLAIAVLSTALPYSLEMIALTRLPTRTFGTLMSLEPGLAALSGMLFLGEHLTLTQWLALLCIIAASVGSTLTMKREAQIKNVDIN
- the mntR gene encoding manganese-binding transcriptional regulator MntR, which gives rise to MSRRAGQKNSEKVTPLPNIEEHVEGFRQVREAHRRELIDDYVELISDLIHEVGEVRQVDMAARLGVSQPTVAKMLKRLASVGLIEQIPWRGVFLTPEGEKLAQQSRERHQIVENFFLALGISPETARIDAEGVEHHVSEETLEAFRKFSAERGIG